A section of the bacterium genome encodes:
- a CDS encoding ABC transporter ATP-binding protein → MENNQIINIKSLVKRFPIGDGYFTALQGITLHFAAGEFAGLVGPSGSGKTTLLNIIGSLDAPSEGSVVVLGNEISRLSHRESAALRNYHIGFIFQTYNLLPVFSVYDNVEFPLLLQKRDRAGRRKAVLEALEWVGLSDKALSKPAQLSGGECQRVSIARAMVKRPELVLADEPSANLDAKNSHHIIQTMKRLNREMGTTFLFATHDEKVMGYLDRIISLDDGRVARDERPMRAKDPQPDSTAEENGHARRQARI, encoded by the coding sequence ATGGAAAACAATCAGATCATCAACATCAAGAGCCTGGTCAAGCGATTCCCCATCGGAGACGGCTATTTCACCGCTTTGCAGGGCATCACCCTGCATTTCGCCGCCGGCGAGTTCGCCGGACTGGTTGGACCCAGCGGCTCAGGCAAGACCACGTTGCTCAACATTATCGGCTCGCTGGACGCGCCCAGCGAGGGATCGGTGGTTGTTCTGGGCAACGAGATCTCACGGCTCAGCCATCGGGAATCGGCTGCATTGCGCAACTATCACATCGGCTTTATCTTTCAGACTTATAATCTGCTGCCGGTGTTTTCTGTTTACGACAATGTCGAGTTTCCTTTATTGCTGCAGAAAAGGGACCGCGCCGGCCGGAGAAAAGCGGTCCTGGAAGCTCTGGAGTGGGTGGGCTTGAGCGACAAAGCGCTGTCCAAGCCTGCGCAGCTCTCCGGCGGCGAGTGTCAGCGCGTTTCCATCGCCCGCGCTATGGTCAAACGGCCGGAGCTGGTGCTTGCCGATGAGCCGTCGGCCAACCTGGATGCGAAAAATTCGCATCATATCATTCAGACCATGAAAAGGTTGAACCGCGAAATGGGAACGACTTTTTTGTTTGCCACACACGATGAAAAGGTGATGGGGTATCTGGATCGCATCATCTCTCTGGATGACGGCCGTGTGGCTCGAGACGAACGGCCGATGAGGGCAAAAGATCCTCAGCCCGATTCAACAGCAGAGGAGAACGGCCATGCTCGCCGTCAAGCTCGCATTTAA
- a CDS encoding DUF937 domain-containing protein produces MNALLQMLVQQISGPTINKIANQLGIDPSVAAKAIGVAAPLLLSALTRNASNQSGANSLHNALVKDHDGSIFDNLGGLINNVAGSSGSGILKHIFGEDQSNVTSRLSKTAGVDTDTMSQILQMMAPLVMGALGKTTREQNLDVSGMTDLLTSQQQKATTSQPNIFSSLNKMLDSDGDGNALDDISNVLGKFFR; encoded by the coding sequence ATGAACGCATTATTGCAAATGCTCGTACAGCAAATCAGCGGCCCAACCATCAACAAAATCGCGAACCAGCTCGGAATAGATCCGAGCGTTGCCGCCAAGGCGATAGGGGTAGCCGCTCCCTTGCTTCTCTCTGCACTGACTCGCAATGCATCCAACCAATCCGGGGCCAATTCCCTGCACAACGCTCTGGTGAAAGACCATGACGGCTCTATTTTCGACAACCTCGGAGGCCTCATCAACAACGTCGCCGGCAGCTCGGGCAGCGGCATTCTCAAACACATCTTTGGCGAGGATCAATCCAACGTAACATCCCGTCTCAGCAAAACCGCGGGTGTCGACACCGACACCATGAGCCAGATCCTGCAGATGATGGCGCCGCTGGTGATGGGCGCGTTAGGAAAAACCACCCGTGAACAAAACCTGGATGTCTCCGGCATGACCGACCTGCTCACCAGTCAGCAGCAAAAAGCCACAACTTCGCAACCGAACATTTTTAGCTCTCTGAACAAGATGCTCGACAGCGACGGCGATGGCAATGCGTTGGACGATATCAGCAATGTGTTGGGAAAATTTTTCCGCTGA
- a CDS encoding outer membrane lipoprotein-sorting protein, producing the protein MSKIAMLMLGLLIVHTLSAQNADEILARVDQNLSATNRVMESEMTIHGRRSSRTLTAKSYAEGTKKSFTEYLSPIAERGTKMLKLEGRLWIYSPSTDRTIQISGHLLRQSVMGSDLSYEDLMDDRKLSEIYRARLAGEEQVGERAAWVLELTAVLEDAAYPKQKLWIDQERFVPLKQELYAKSGKQLKSVLYQDVRKIDGRWFPCACLYKDLLKQGKGTECKINHIAFDQPIPPYLFTKAALKQ; encoded by the coding sequence ATGAGCAAAATCGCTATGTTGATGCTGGGGCTCCTGATCGTTCATACGCTCAGCGCTCAAAACGCGGACGAGATTCTGGCCAGAGTAGACCAGAACCTGTCGGCCACGAACCGGGTGATGGAATCAGAGATGACCATTCATGGCCGACGCAGCAGCCGTACTCTCACCGCCAAGAGCTATGCCGAGGGAACGAAAAAGTCCTTTACCGAATACCTCTCCCCCATTGCGGAAAGAGGGACCAAGATGCTCAAGCTCGAAGGCCGGTTATGGATCTATTCGCCGTCCACCGATCGCACCATCCAAATCTCCGGCCACCTGCTGCGGCAGTCGGTGATGGGCAGCGACCTTTCTTATGAGGATTTGATGGACGATCGCAAGTTGAGTGAGATTTACCGTGCCCGATTGGCGGGCGAAGAGCAGGTCGGCGAGCGGGCCGCCTGGGTGCTGGAACTGACGGCTGTGTTGGAGGATGCCGCTTATCCGAAACAGAAGCTCTGGATCGACCAGGAGCGTTTTGTGCCGCTCAAGCAGGAGCTGTATGCTAAAAGCGGCAAGCAACTGAAGAGCGTGTTGTATCAGGATGTGAGAAAAATAGACGGACGGTGGTTTCCCTGCGCCTGTCTATATAAAGACCTGCTGAAACAGGGCAAAGGAACTGAATGTAAAATCAACCATATCGCTTTTGATCAACCTATTCCGCCATATCTGTTCACCAAAGCGGCGCTGAAGCAATGA
- a CDS encoding alcohol dehydrogenase catalytic domain-containing protein yields MKAIVLKKPKNLELTDIPVFTLRDENQVLIKVLACGICGSDLRYYAGENPWALHTLGRHIDNPANLVMGHEFSGEVVQVQHKKYESLLGRRVGVQAYRSCGECPFCKSGRENLCRHMIHIGHAQGWGSMDYYPGAYAEYCLGWADMLYPLAENLSCAEAAMADILCVAVHVVGRTQLRPGANVLCIGGGPAGLSIAQTARIKGAQTVILSDPSPLARRVIGHYADFFIIDPSQQNVQQEALRILGQERCAAIFDSVGSSASLNEALPLLEESGVYVNLAVHRTPLTIDAALLGCERTLTTSSNAFYRDLREAYELLNSGAIDVKPWITHRFPLEGYEAAFRLLLQDPKQAYKVVFEPWSHQPNAGVETAYADQR; encoded by the coding sequence ATGAAAGCCATTGTCCTGAAAAAACCCAAAAACCTGGAATTAACCGACATTCCGGTTTTTACACTTAGGGATGAAAATCAGGTGCTCATCAAGGTGCTGGCCTGCGGAATCTGCGGCAGCGATCTGCGCTACTATGCCGGCGAAAATCCCTGGGCCCTGCACACGCTCGGCCGACACATCGACAATCCAGCCAATCTGGTCATGGGCCATGAATTCAGCGGGGAAGTGGTCCAGGTTCAGCATAAAAAATATGAGAGTTTACTGGGCCGCCGGGTCGGCGTGCAGGCCTATCGGTCCTGCGGTGAATGCCCCTTCTGCAAAAGCGGCAGAGAAAACCTCTGCCGGCACATGATCCACATCGGCCACGCGCAGGGCTGGGGGAGCATGGACTATTATCCCGGCGCCTATGCCGAGTACTGCCTGGGCTGGGCGGACATGCTTTATCCACTGGCGGAAAACCTGAGCTGTGCAGAGGCGGCCATGGCCGATATCCTCTGTGTTGCTGTGCACGTCGTCGGCCGCACACAGCTGCGTCCGGGCGCCAATGTGCTGTGCATCGGCGGCGGCCCGGCCGGCTTGAGCATCGCCCAAACCGCCAGAATCAAAGGCGCGCAAACCGTCATCCTCTCCGATCCTTCACCGCTGGCCCGCCGGGTTATCGGTCATTATGCGGATTTCTTTATCATCGATCCATCGCAGCAGAATGTGCAGCAAGAGGCATTGAGAATTTTAGGGCAAGAGAGATGCGCCGCTATCTTTGATTCCGTGGGCAGCAGCGCCTCGCTCAACGAAGCCCTGCCGCTGCTGGAGGAATCCGGCGTGTACGTGAATTTGGCGGTCCACCGGACGCCCCTGACCATCGACGCCGCGCTGCTCGGCTGTGAACGCACGCTGACAACCTCGTCCAATGCCTTTTACCGCGACCTGCGGGAGGCCTATGAACTGCTCAACAGCGGGGCCATCGATGTAAAGCCATGGATCACCCACCGTTTTCCGCTCGAAGGCTATGAAGCGGCTTTTCGTTTGCTGCTGCAGGATCCGAAACAGGCTTACAAGGTGGTGTTTGAACCCTGGAGTCATCAACCGAACGCTGGCGTGGAGACAGCCTATGCCGATCAAAGATAG
- a CDS encoding ABC transporter permease, giving the protein MLAVKLAFKNLIGAGLRTWLTAAVLSFAFVVTVFYNGLLDGWNLQARNDTQAWEIGGGQFWHPQYDRFDPFSLQDAHAGLSPEVQKLVEKKKLAPLLITQASVYSGGRLINVLLKGIDADQRILRLPTHCFKTDSVEIPAFIGRRMAADMGLKPGDALLVRWRDKNGVFDAREVTIVQIFAANVPSIDNGQIWLALDRLQEMTGLVNQATLLVAATDQIPVELSGWIFRPPSFLLKEFEEIIRSKKVGSSIVYGLLLAIALLAIFDTQVLSIFRRRREIGTYMAMGMTRSQVIGLFTLEGGAHSILALLLALVYGFPLLRWLAVHGIGMPEVADAVGMTMGEKLIPVYSVGMILFAVALVVVSTAIVSYLPARRIAGMKPTEALRGKVN; this is encoded by the coding sequence ATGCTCGCCGTCAAGCTCGCATTTAAGAACCTGATCGGCGCCGGGCTGCGCACTTGGCTGACCGCTGCGGTGCTGTCGTTCGCTTTCGTGGTGACTGTTTTCTACAATGGACTGCTCGACGGTTGGAATCTTCAGGCGCGCAACGACACTCAGGCCTGGGAGATCGGCGGCGGCCAGTTCTGGCATCCGCAGTATGATCGCTTTGATCCTTTTTCTTTGCAGGATGCGCATGCCGGCCTTTCGCCTGAGGTGCAAAAACTGGTTGAGAAGAAAAAGCTCGCACCCCTGCTCATCACTCAGGCCTCCGTCTACTCCGGCGGCCGCCTGATCAATGTCCTGCTCAAGGGCATTGACGCCGATCAGCGAATCCTTCGACTGCCCACCCATTGCTTCAAGACCGATTCGGTGGAGATCCCGGCATTCATCGGCCGGCGCATGGCCGCAGACATGGGATTGAAACCCGGCGATGCCCTGCTGGTGCGCTGGCGCGACAAGAACGGCGTTTTTGATGCGCGCGAGGTCACGATTGTGCAGATTTTTGCCGCCAACGTACCTTCCATCGACAACGGCCAGATCTGGTTGGCTCTGGATCGATTGCAGGAAATGACTGGACTGGTGAATCAGGCCACTCTGCTGGTGGCGGCAACAGACCAAATCCCTGTCGAGTTATCAGGATGGATTTTTCGGCCGCCCTCTTTTCTCCTCAAAGAGTTCGAGGAGATCATTCGGAGCAAAAAAGTCGGTTCGAGCATCGTCTATGGTCTGCTGCTGGCCATTGCACTGCTGGCCATCTTTGACACTCAAGTGCTCTCTATATTCCGCCGCCGGCGCGAGATCGGCACTTATATGGCCATGGGCATGACCAGGAGCCAGGTGATCGGCCTGTTCACGCTTGAGGGCGGTGCGCACAGCATCCTGGCGTTGTTGTTGGCTCTGGTGTACGGTTTTCCACTGTTGCGCTGGCTGGCGGTTCACGGCATCGGCATGCCCGAGGTGGCGGACGCCGTCGGCATGACCATGGGGGAAAAATTGATCCCGGTCTACAGCGTCGGCATGATACTTTTCGCTGTGGCGCTGGTGGTGGTTTCGACCGCCATTGTCAGCTATCTGCCCGCCCGCCGGATCGCCGGAATGAAGCCCACTGAAGCATTGAGGGGAAAAGTAAACTGA
- a CDS encoding 3-oxoacyl-ACP reductase FabG produces MPIKDRTILVTGSTRGIGLEIALTFAREKAQVIVHGPADDDELHRAWEHVGTAGSNAVMIPCDLADSAAIRRMFAQIEKQCNGLDVLVNNAVFQKEAGFLQIQEQDWDHVLAVNLKAPFLCSQLAAEMMIRRGGGKIINIGSVHEMHCRRSYAPYSISKSGLLMLTKSMALELAEYNIQVNQVTPGAIATDLTGPQRQEKLLSAIPLGRVGTKQEVASMVRFLASDEAGYITGSVFVVDGGLTLGFCASRPDL; encoded by the coding sequence ATGCCGATCAAAGATAGAACCATATTGGTGACCGGTTCCACAAGGGGCATCGGTCTGGAGATCGCCCTGACTTTTGCCCGGGAAAAGGCACAAGTGATCGTCCACGGACCGGCTGACGACGACGAGTTGCATCGCGCCTGGGAGCACGTCGGAACCGCCGGCTCCAACGCGGTGATGATCCCCTGTGATCTGGCGGATTCGGCTGCCATTCGCAGAATGTTTGCGCAAATCGAAAAACAGTGCAACGGACTGGACGTGCTGGTCAACAACGCCGTTTTTCAAAAGGAAGCCGGATTTTTGCAGATTCAGGAGCAAGACTGGGATCATGTACTGGCCGTAAATCTAAAGGCGCCCTTTCTCTGCAGCCAGCTGGCTGCGGAGATGATGATCCGGCGCGGCGGCGGCAAAATCATCAACATCGGCTCAGTGCACGAAATGCACTGTCGCCGCTCTTATGCGCCCTATAGCATTTCCAAGAGCGGATTGTTGATGCTCACCAAGAGCATGGCGTTGGAACTGGCTGAATACAACATCCAGGTCAATCAAGTCACGCCCGGCGCCATTGCCACCGATCTCACCGGTCCGCAAAGGCAGGAAAAATTGCTCTCCGCCATCCCCTTGGGCCGGGTGGGAACGAAACAGGAGGTCGCCTCTATGGTCCGATTCCTGGCGAGCGATGAAGCGGGGTATATCACCGGCTCGGTGTTTGTGGTGGACGGCGGACTGACCCTCGGATTTTGCGCCAGCCGGCCCGACCTGTAA
- a CDS encoding FtsX-like permease family protein — protein sequence MIRFLLKGVLHDRHRSLLPLIVITLGVALTVLGHAWVNGVLGESFVMSAHFSTGHLKVMTRAYSEEQAQMPIDLALIGVKEIMDELAAIGEVDWTPRIRFGGLIDFPDETGNSRSQGPVTGFAVDLLTPGSREPGRFNLTSSILSGRMPACEEEALLTHDFAEKFHIQPGDRFTFFGSTMEGGMAFGNFVVAGTVRFGAEALDHGAILIDLAAGQRMLGMQDAAGEILGFFTDNRYDQKQAQAIADHFNARRSGSADEFIPVMVTMRDQEGMAQLFDYTHSISAVLITAFVLAMSVVLWNAGLIGGLRRYGEFGVRLALGEEKSHIYRTLIYEAVLIGLIGSMIGTVIGLGLALYLQVVGLDMGDAMRASTMMMPSVIRTQVTATDFWIGFIPGLFSMTLGSALSGLGIYKRSTAHLFKELEA from the coding sequence GTGATTCGCTTTCTCCTCAAGGGCGTTCTGCACGATCGTCATCGCAGTCTGCTGCCCCTGATCGTCATCACACTCGGTGTGGCCTTGACGGTCTTGGGGCACGCCTGGGTGAACGGCGTGCTGGGCGAGTCGTTCGTTATGAGCGCGCATTTCAGCACCGGCCATCTCAAGGTGATGACCCGCGCTTATAGCGAAGAACAGGCTCAGATGCCCATCGACCTCGCGCTGATCGGTGTGAAGGAGATCATGGACGAACTGGCCGCCATCGGCGAAGTCGATTGGACACCACGGATACGGTTCGGCGGCCTGATCGATTTTCCGGATGAAACCGGCAATTCCAGGAGTCAGGGACCGGTCACCGGATTTGCCGTCGATCTGCTGACGCCGGGATCCCGGGAACCCGGCCGCTTCAATCTCACCTCGTCCATCCTCTCCGGCCGCATGCCGGCCTGTGAGGAGGAGGCCTTGCTCACCCACGATTTTGCCGAAAAATTTCATATTCAGCCCGGCGATCGCTTTACATTTTTCGGCAGCACCATGGAAGGCGGCATGGCTTTCGGCAATTTCGTTGTCGCCGGCACCGTGCGCTTCGGCGCTGAGGCCCTTGATCACGGCGCCATCCTCATTGATCTGGCCGCCGGCCAACGAATGCTCGGCATGCAAGACGCGGCCGGCGAGATCCTCGGTTTTTTTACAGACAATCGCTATGACCAGAAGCAGGCCCAGGCCATTGCCGATCACTTTAACGCCCGCCGATCCGGCAGCGCGGATGAGTTTATTCCGGTGATGGTGACCATGCGCGATCAGGAGGGCATGGCGCAACTGTTCGATTATACCCACAGCATCAGCGCCGTTTTAATCACTGCTTTTGTGCTGGCCATGTCGGTTGTGCTCTGGAACGCCGGATTGATCGGCGGGCTGCGGCGCTACGGCGAATTCGGCGTTCGTCTCGCCCTGGGCGAAGAAAAAAGCCATATCTACCGCACGTTGATTTATGAGGCGGTGCTCATCGGCCTGATCGGCTCGATGATCGGCACGGTCATTGGATTGGGATTGGCCCTGTATCTGCAGGTGGTGGGACTCGATATGGGTGATGCCATGCGGGCGTCGACAATGATGATGCCCTCTGTCATACGGACTCAGGTCACGGCCACGGACTTTTGGATCGGGTTTATCCCCGGGCTTTTTTCCATGACCCTGGGCAGCGCCCTCTCCGGTCTGGGCATCTATAAGCGCAGCACCGCCCATCTATTCAAGGAGTTGGAAGCCTAG